In Apium graveolens cultivar Ventura unplaced genomic scaffold, ASM990537v1 ctg8439, whole genome shotgun sequence, one genomic interval encodes:
- the LOC141705002 gene encoding protein DEFECTIVE IN MERISTEM SILENCING 3-like isoform X2, with amino-acid sequence MTNHSNEQIYAQNSSPALLVDQDWHDITVKSEPKSETLSQAETALNPSKKLQDALEKKGLILKKHEENIKFLRRQENTLNDTILDLQVTLGKYHSSNSLAQEESELENIQRKLKHTNSAAGIVCQLKTRHSTRGSQFPLTKGMLGIVATLGKVDDDTINSHLSSYLGKNNMLAVVCKTLDTVNAMESYDKEGLVKKNSGIHGLGASIGQTIDGRFRVICLECLSPYVGKFITNDPQRRLDIQKPRLPDGEIPHGFIDYAVNMIHIERENLFYVTHDGHGLRETLFYNLFSRVQVYQTRKDMMQAVSLITDGAISLDGEIIKSPGDYIFGAVEEADVKFLKASGPPCPTADYSAIEDKIKKTEWEKERISDDLRREQVLLKQAKVTFDAQREELIQFLAQSSKTVQSPAARDGSALRFQIKSEVKNETSSGN; translated from the exons ATATATGCCCAAAATTCATCACCGGCACTACTTGTGGATCAAGATTGGCATGATATTACTGTTAAGAGTGAACCAAAAAGTGAGACACTCTCACAGGCAGAAACAGCTCTTAATCCTTCTAAg AAATTGCAGGATGCTTTGGAAAAGAAAGGTCTAATACTGAAGAAACATGAAGAAAACATTAAGTTTTTAAGGAGACAGGAAAACACCTTAAATGACACCATTCTAGACCTGCAAG TTACTCTTGGCAAGTATCATTCTTCAAATAGCCTTGCCCAAGAAGAGAGCGAGTTAGAGAATATTCAACGTAAGTTGAAGCACACAAATTCTGCAGCTGGGATTGTGTGTCAGCTGAAGACTCGCCACAGTACTCGGGGTTCTCAATTTCCATTGACGAAGGGTATGCTTGGAATTGTCGCAACCCTTGGGAAGGTGGATGATGATACTATAAACAG CCATCTCTCGAGTTACTTGGGGAAAAACAATATGCTGGCAGTTGTTTGCAAGACTCTTGACACTGTTAACGCTATGGAGTCTTATGATAAAGAAGGCTTAGTAAAGAAGAATTCTGGCATTCATGGACTTGGAGCTTCAATCGGACAAACTATAGATGGACGATTTCGTGTCATATGTCTTGAATGTCTTAG TCCATATGTTGGCAAGTTTATAACTAATGACCCACAAAGAAGGCTTGATATTCAAAAACCAAGATTACCCGATGGAGAAATTCCACATGGCTTCATTGATTATGCTGTGAATATGATTCACATTGAAAGGGAAAACTTATTTTATGTCACACATGATGGTCATGGCCTTAGAGAGACCCTGTTTTATAATCTGTTCTCACGCGTGCAAGTTTATCAAACTAGGAAAGATATGATGCAGGCTGTTTCCTTGATAACTGATGGAGCCATATCTTTGGATGGTGAAATAATAAAGAGTCCTGGAGATTATATCTTTGGCGCTGT GGAAGAAGCAGATGTAAAATTCCTGAAAGCCTCTGGACCACCATGTCCAACTGCCGATTACTCTGCAATTGAAGACAAGATAAAGAAGACAGAGTGGGAAAAGGAACGGATATCGGATGACCTGCGAAGAGAGCAAGTACTTTTAAAGCAGGCTAAAGTCACCTTCGATGCCCAGAGGGAAGAGCTTATCCAGTTCCTAGCACAGAGTTCGAAAACTGTTCAG
- the LOC141705002 gene encoding protein DEFECTIVE IN MERISTEM SILENCING 3-like isoform X3, which translates to MTNHSNEQQIYAQNSSPALLVDQDWHDITVKSEPKSETLSQAETALNPSKKLQDALEKKGLILKKHEENIKFLRRQENTLNDTILDLQVTLGKYHSSNSLAQEESELENIQRKLKHTNSAAGIVCQLKTRHSTRGSQFPLTKGMLGIVATLGKVDDDTINSHLSSYLGKNNMLAVVCKTLDTVNAMESYDKEGLVKKNSGIHGLGASIGQTIDGRFRVICLECLSPYVGKFITNDPQRRLDIQKPRLPDGEIPHGFIDYAVNMIHIERENLFYVTHDGHGLRETLFYNLFSRVQVYQTRKDMMQAVSLITDGAISLDGEIIKSPGDYIFGAVEEADVKFLKASGPPCPTADYSAIEDKIKKTEWEKERISDDLRREQVLLKQAKVTFDAQREELIQFLAQSSKTVQK; encoded by the exons CAGATATATGCCCAAAATTCATCACCGGCACTACTTGTGGATCAAGATTGGCATGATATTACTGTTAAGAGTGAACCAAAAAGTGAGACACTCTCACAGGCAGAAACAGCTCTTAATCCTTCTAAg AAATTGCAGGATGCTTTGGAAAAGAAAGGTCTAATACTGAAGAAACATGAAGAAAACATTAAGTTTTTAAGGAGACAGGAAAACACCTTAAATGACACCATTCTAGACCTGCAAG TTACTCTTGGCAAGTATCATTCTTCAAATAGCCTTGCCCAAGAAGAGAGCGAGTTAGAGAATATTCAACGTAAGTTGAAGCACACAAATTCTGCAGCTGGGATTGTGTGTCAGCTGAAGACTCGCCACAGTACTCGGGGTTCTCAATTTCCATTGACGAAGGGTATGCTTGGAATTGTCGCAACCCTTGGGAAGGTGGATGATGATACTATAAACAG CCATCTCTCGAGTTACTTGGGGAAAAACAATATGCTGGCAGTTGTTTGCAAGACTCTTGACACTGTTAACGCTATGGAGTCTTATGATAAAGAAGGCTTAGTAAAGAAGAATTCTGGCATTCATGGACTTGGAGCTTCAATCGGACAAACTATAGATGGACGATTTCGTGTCATATGTCTTGAATGTCTTAG TCCATATGTTGGCAAGTTTATAACTAATGACCCACAAAGAAGGCTTGATATTCAAAAACCAAGATTACCCGATGGAGAAATTCCACATGGCTTCATTGATTATGCTGTGAATATGATTCACATTGAAAGGGAAAACTTATTTTATGTCACACATGATGGTCATGGCCTTAGAGAGACCCTGTTTTATAATCTGTTCTCACGCGTGCAAGTTTATCAAACTAGGAAAGATATGATGCAGGCTGTTTCCTTGATAACTGATGGAGCCATATCTTTGGATGGTGAAATAATAAAGAGTCCTGGAGATTATATCTTTGGCGCTGT GGAAGAAGCAGATGTAAAATTCCTGAAAGCCTCTGGACCACCATGTCCAACTGCCGATTACTCTGCAATTGAAGACAAGATAAAGAAGACAGAGTGGGAAAAGGAACGGATATCGGATGACCTGCGAAGAGAGCAAGTACTTTTAAAGCAGGCTAAAGTCACCTTCGATGCCCAGAGGGAAGAGCTTATCCAGTTCCTAGCACAGAGTTCGAAAACTGTTCAG AAATAA
- the LOC141705002 gene encoding protein DEFECTIVE IN MERISTEM SILENCING 3-like isoform X1, translating into MTNHSNEQQIYAQNSSPALLVDQDWHDITVKSEPKSETLSQAETALNPSKKLQDALEKKGLILKKHEENIKFLRRQENTLNDTILDLQVTLGKYHSSNSLAQEESELENIQRKLKHTNSAAGIVCQLKTRHSTRGSQFPLTKGMLGIVATLGKVDDDTINSHLSSYLGKNNMLAVVCKTLDTVNAMESYDKEGLVKKNSGIHGLGASIGQTIDGRFRVICLECLSPYVGKFITNDPQRRLDIQKPRLPDGEIPHGFIDYAVNMIHIERENLFYVTHDGHGLRETLFYNLFSRVQVYQTRKDMMQAVSLITDGAISLDGEIIKSPGDYIFGAVEEADVKFLKASGPPCPTADYSAIEDKIKKTEWEKERISDDLRREQVLLKQAKVTFDAQREELIQFLAQSSKTVQSPAARDGSALRFQIKSEVKNETSSGN; encoded by the exons CAGATATATGCCCAAAATTCATCACCGGCACTACTTGTGGATCAAGATTGGCATGATATTACTGTTAAGAGTGAACCAAAAAGTGAGACACTCTCACAGGCAGAAACAGCTCTTAATCCTTCTAAg AAATTGCAGGATGCTTTGGAAAAGAAAGGTCTAATACTGAAGAAACATGAAGAAAACATTAAGTTTTTAAGGAGACAGGAAAACACCTTAAATGACACCATTCTAGACCTGCAAG TTACTCTTGGCAAGTATCATTCTTCAAATAGCCTTGCCCAAGAAGAGAGCGAGTTAGAGAATATTCAACGTAAGTTGAAGCACACAAATTCTGCAGCTGGGATTGTGTGTCAGCTGAAGACTCGCCACAGTACTCGGGGTTCTCAATTTCCATTGACGAAGGGTATGCTTGGAATTGTCGCAACCCTTGGGAAGGTGGATGATGATACTATAAACAG CCATCTCTCGAGTTACTTGGGGAAAAACAATATGCTGGCAGTTGTTTGCAAGACTCTTGACACTGTTAACGCTATGGAGTCTTATGATAAAGAAGGCTTAGTAAAGAAGAATTCTGGCATTCATGGACTTGGAGCTTCAATCGGACAAACTATAGATGGACGATTTCGTGTCATATGTCTTGAATGTCTTAG TCCATATGTTGGCAAGTTTATAACTAATGACCCACAAAGAAGGCTTGATATTCAAAAACCAAGATTACCCGATGGAGAAATTCCACATGGCTTCATTGATTATGCTGTGAATATGATTCACATTGAAAGGGAAAACTTATTTTATGTCACACATGATGGTCATGGCCTTAGAGAGACCCTGTTTTATAATCTGTTCTCACGCGTGCAAGTTTATCAAACTAGGAAAGATATGATGCAGGCTGTTTCCTTGATAACTGATGGAGCCATATCTTTGGATGGTGAAATAATAAAGAGTCCTGGAGATTATATCTTTGGCGCTGT GGAAGAAGCAGATGTAAAATTCCTGAAAGCCTCTGGACCACCATGTCCAACTGCCGATTACTCTGCAATTGAAGACAAGATAAAGAAGACAGAGTGGGAAAAGGAACGGATATCGGATGACCTGCGAAGAGAGCAAGTACTTTTAAAGCAGGCTAAAGTCACCTTCGATGCCCAGAGGGAAGAGCTTATCCAGTTCCTAGCACAGAGTTCGAAAACTGTTCAG